A genome region from Phoenix dactylifera cultivar Barhee BC4 chromosome 18, palm_55x_up_171113_PBpolish2nd_filt_p, whole genome shotgun sequence includes the following:
- the LOC103710702 gene encoding RNA-binding protein 48-like isoform X2, with translation MPRDRGEPPAVRIYTVCDESRYLIVRNVPALGCGDELLKLFGSYGEIEECKPMDAEDCEPFTDVYWIKFSQVGNARFAKRKLDESVFLGNRLQVSYAPQFESLLDTKEKLEGRRKEVLGRVGRIEFGKMGGSSSQLTNYSQTLETSYQHLPTQAPSESNSLELQISPKQRNYCKASQNSSEDDFISHVSSNKEYFASASMNETVRLVRGKLDKIHSSSEAAPASKRTRPDNRRRI, from the exons ATGCCGCGAGACCGAGGCGAACCTCCGGCCGTCCGTATCTACACCGTCTGCGACGAGTCCAG ATATCTAATAGTGAGAAACGTGCCGGCATTAGGATGCGGCGACGAACTGTTGAAGTTGTTCGGATCGTATGGAGAGATAGAAGA ATGCAAACCTATGGATGCAGAAGACTGTGAACCTTTCACTGATGTTTATTGGATTAAATTTTCACAGGTCGGCAATGCAAG ATTTGCAAAGCGGAAACTGGATGAGTCTGTTTTTCTTGGAAACCGATTACAAGTTTCATATGCACCTCAGTTTGAGAGTCTATTGGATACAAAGGAGAAACTGGAGGGCAGGAGAAAGGAAGTCCTAGGACGAGTAGGACGAATAGAGT TTGGGAAAATGGGAGGGTCGAGCTCTCAACTTACCAATTATTCGCAAACCCTAGAGACTTCTTATCAGCATTTGCCAACACAGGCGCCATCAGAATCAAATAGTTTAGAGCTGCAGATAAGCCCTAAGCAGAG GAACTATTGTAAAGCCAGTCAAAATTCTAGTGAAGATGATTTTATCAGCCATGTGTCCTCTAACAAG GAATACTTTGCATCAGCATCAATGAATGAGACTGTTAGATTGGTCAGAGGGAAGCTGGATAAG ATACATTCTAGCAGCGAAGCTGCACCAGCATCCAAGAGAACACGGCCCGACAACAGAAGAAGaatttga
- the LOC103710702 gene encoding RNA-binding protein 48-like isoform X4, translating to MPRDRGEPPAVRIYTVCDESRCKPMDAEDCEPFTDVYWIKFSQVGNARFAKRKLDESVFLGNRLQVSYAPQFESLLDTKEKLEGRRKEVLGRVGRIECEFSFYCTQVGKMGGSSSQLTNYSQTLETSYQHLPTQAPSESNSLELQISPKQRNYCKASQNSSEDDFISHVSSNKEYFASASMNETVRLVRGKLDKIHSSSEAAPASKRTRPDNRRRI from the exons ATGCCGCGAGACCGAGGCGAACCTCCGGCCGTCCGTATCTACACCGTCTGCGACGAGTCCAG ATGCAAACCTATGGATGCAGAAGACTGTGAACCTTTCACTGATGTTTATTGGATTAAATTTTCACAGGTCGGCAATGCAAG ATTTGCAAAGCGGAAACTGGATGAGTCTGTTTTTCTTGGAAACCGATTACAAGTTTCATATGCACCTCAGTTTGAGAGTCTATTGGATACAAAGGAGAAACTGGAGGGCAGGAGAAAGGAAGTCCTAGGACGAGTAGGACGAATAGAGTGTGAGTTTTCATTTTATTGCACACAAG TTGGGAAAATGGGAGGGTCGAGCTCTCAACTTACCAATTATTCGCAAACCCTAGAGACTTCTTATCAGCATTTGCCAACACAGGCGCCATCAGAATCAAATAGTTTAGAGCTGCAGATAAGCCCTAAGCAGAG GAACTATTGTAAAGCCAGTCAAAATTCTAGTGAAGATGATTTTATCAGCCATGTGTCCTCTAACAAG GAATACTTTGCATCAGCATCAATGAATGAGACTGTTAGATTGGTCAGAGGGAAGCTGGATAAG ATACATTCTAGCAGCGAAGCTGCACCAGCATCCAAGAGAACACGGCCCGACAACAGAAGAAGaatttga
- the LOC103710702 gene encoding RNA-binding protein 48-like isoform X6, with translation MPRDRGEPPAVRIYTVCDESRCKPMDAEDCEPFTDVYWIKFSQVGNARFAKRKLDESVFLGNRLQVSYAPQFESLLDTKEKLEGRRKEVLGRVGRIEFGKMGGSSSQLTNYSQTLETSYQHLPTQAPSESNSLELQISPKQRNYCKASQNSSEDDFISHVSSNKEYFASASMNETVRLVRGKLDKIHSSSEAAPASKRTRPDNRRRI, from the exons ATGCCGCGAGACCGAGGCGAACCTCCGGCCGTCCGTATCTACACCGTCTGCGACGAGTCCAG ATGCAAACCTATGGATGCAGAAGACTGTGAACCTTTCACTGATGTTTATTGGATTAAATTTTCACAGGTCGGCAATGCAAG ATTTGCAAAGCGGAAACTGGATGAGTCTGTTTTTCTTGGAAACCGATTACAAGTTTCATATGCACCTCAGTTTGAGAGTCTATTGGATACAAAGGAGAAACTGGAGGGCAGGAGAAAGGAAGTCCTAGGACGAGTAGGACGAATAGAGT TTGGGAAAATGGGAGGGTCGAGCTCTCAACTTACCAATTATTCGCAAACCCTAGAGACTTCTTATCAGCATTTGCCAACACAGGCGCCATCAGAATCAAATAGTTTAGAGCTGCAGATAAGCCCTAAGCAGAG GAACTATTGTAAAGCCAGTCAAAATTCTAGTGAAGATGATTTTATCAGCCATGTGTCCTCTAACAAG GAATACTTTGCATCAGCATCAATGAATGAGACTGTTAGATTGGTCAGAGGGAAGCTGGATAAG ATACATTCTAGCAGCGAAGCTGCACCAGCATCCAAGAGAACACGGCCCGACAACAGAAGAAGaatttga
- the LOC103710702 gene encoding RNA-binding protein 48-like isoform X1: MPRDRGEPPAVRIYTVCDESRYLIVRNVPALGCGDELLKLFGSYGEIEECKPMDAEDCEPFTDVYWIKFSQVGNARFAKRKLDESVFLGNRLQVSYAPQFESLLDTKEKLEGRRKEVLGRVGRIECEFSFYCTQVGKMGGSSSQLTNYSQTLETSYQHLPTQAPSESNSLELQISPKQRNYCKASQNSSEDDFISHVSSNKEYFASASMNETVRLVRGKLDKIHSSSEAAPASKRTRPDNRRRI, encoded by the exons ATGCCGCGAGACCGAGGCGAACCTCCGGCCGTCCGTATCTACACCGTCTGCGACGAGTCCAG ATATCTAATAGTGAGAAACGTGCCGGCATTAGGATGCGGCGACGAACTGTTGAAGTTGTTCGGATCGTATGGAGAGATAGAAGA ATGCAAACCTATGGATGCAGAAGACTGTGAACCTTTCACTGATGTTTATTGGATTAAATTTTCACAGGTCGGCAATGCAAG ATTTGCAAAGCGGAAACTGGATGAGTCTGTTTTTCTTGGAAACCGATTACAAGTTTCATATGCACCTCAGTTTGAGAGTCTATTGGATACAAAGGAGAAACTGGAGGGCAGGAGAAAGGAAGTCCTAGGACGAGTAGGACGAATAGAGTGTGAGTTTTCATTTTATTGCACACAAG TTGGGAAAATGGGAGGGTCGAGCTCTCAACTTACCAATTATTCGCAAACCCTAGAGACTTCTTATCAGCATTTGCCAACACAGGCGCCATCAGAATCAAATAGTTTAGAGCTGCAGATAAGCCCTAAGCAGAG GAACTATTGTAAAGCCAGTCAAAATTCTAGTGAAGATGATTTTATCAGCCATGTGTCCTCTAACAAG GAATACTTTGCATCAGCATCAATGAATGAGACTGTTAGATTGGTCAGAGGGAAGCTGGATAAG ATACATTCTAGCAGCGAAGCTGCACCAGCATCCAAGAGAACACGGCCCGACAACAGAAGAAGaatttga
- the LOC103710702 gene encoding RNA-binding protein 48-like isoform X3: protein MPRDRGEPPAVRIYTVCDESRYLIVRNVPALGCGDELLKLFGSYGEIEECKPMDAEDCEPFTDVYWIKFSQVGNARFAKRKLDESVFLGNRLQVSYAPQFESLLDTKEKLEGRRKEVLGRVGRIECEFSFYCTQVGKMGGSSSQLTNYSQTLETSYQHLPTQAPSESNSLELQISPKQRNYCKASQNSSEDDFISHVSSNKVELCNRYEHNCNAYDF from the exons ATGCCGCGAGACCGAGGCGAACCTCCGGCCGTCCGTATCTACACCGTCTGCGACGAGTCCAG ATATCTAATAGTGAGAAACGTGCCGGCATTAGGATGCGGCGACGAACTGTTGAAGTTGTTCGGATCGTATGGAGAGATAGAAGA ATGCAAACCTATGGATGCAGAAGACTGTGAACCTTTCACTGATGTTTATTGGATTAAATTTTCACAGGTCGGCAATGCAAG ATTTGCAAAGCGGAAACTGGATGAGTCTGTTTTTCTTGGAAACCGATTACAAGTTTCATATGCACCTCAGTTTGAGAGTCTATTGGATACAAAGGAGAAACTGGAGGGCAGGAGAAAGGAAGTCCTAGGACGAGTAGGACGAATAGAGTGTGAGTTTTCATTTTATTGCACACAAG TTGGGAAAATGGGAGGGTCGAGCTCTCAACTTACCAATTATTCGCAAACCCTAGAGACTTCTTATCAGCATTTGCCAACACAGGCGCCATCAGAATCAAATAGTTTAGAGCTGCAGATAAGCCCTAAGCAGAG GAACTATTGTAAAGCCAGTCAAAATTCTAGTGAAGATGATTTTATCAGCCATGTGTCCTCTAACAAG GTGGAATTGTGCAACAGATACGAGCATAATTGTAATGCGTATGAtttctaa
- the LOC103710702 gene encoding RNA-binding protein 48-like isoform X5, translating into MPRDRGEPPAVRIYTVCDESRYLIVRNVPALGCGDELLKLFGSYGEIEECKPMDAEDCEPFTDVYWIKFSQVGNARFAKRKLDESVFLGNRLQVSYAPQFESLLDTKEKLEGRRKEVLGRVGRIEFGKMGGSSSQLTNYSQTLETSYQHLPTQAPSESNSLELQISPKQRNYCKASQNSSEDDFISHVSSNKVELCNRYEHNCNAYDF; encoded by the exons ATGCCGCGAGACCGAGGCGAACCTCCGGCCGTCCGTATCTACACCGTCTGCGACGAGTCCAG ATATCTAATAGTGAGAAACGTGCCGGCATTAGGATGCGGCGACGAACTGTTGAAGTTGTTCGGATCGTATGGAGAGATAGAAGA ATGCAAACCTATGGATGCAGAAGACTGTGAACCTTTCACTGATGTTTATTGGATTAAATTTTCACAGGTCGGCAATGCAAG ATTTGCAAAGCGGAAACTGGATGAGTCTGTTTTTCTTGGAAACCGATTACAAGTTTCATATGCACCTCAGTTTGAGAGTCTATTGGATACAAAGGAGAAACTGGAGGGCAGGAGAAAGGAAGTCCTAGGACGAGTAGGACGAATAGAGT TTGGGAAAATGGGAGGGTCGAGCTCTCAACTTACCAATTATTCGCAAACCCTAGAGACTTCTTATCAGCATTTGCCAACACAGGCGCCATCAGAATCAAATAGTTTAGAGCTGCAGATAAGCCCTAAGCAGAG GAACTATTGTAAAGCCAGTCAAAATTCTAGTGAAGATGATTTTATCAGCCATGTGTCCTCTAACAAG GTGGAATTGTGCAACAGATACGAGCATAATTGTAATGCGTATGAtttctaa
- the LOC103710702 gene encoding RNA-binding protein 48-like isoform X7, which produces MQKTVNLSLMFIGLNFHRSAMQASNCRFAKRKLDESVFLGNRLQVSYAPQFESLLDTKEKLEGRRKEVLGRVGRIECEFSFYCTQVGKMGGSSSQLTNYSQTLETSYQHLPTQAPSESNSLELQISPKQRNYCKASQNSSEDDFISHVSSNKEYFASASMNETVRLVRGKLDKIHSSSEAAPASKRTRPDNRRRI; this is translated from the exons ATGCAGAAGACTGTGAACCTTTCACTGATGTTTATTGGATTAAATTTTCACAGGTCGGCAATGCAAG CTTCTAATTGCAGATTTGCAAAGCGGAAACTGGATGAGTCTGTTTTTCTTGGAAACCGATTACAAGTTTCATATGCACCTCAGTTTGAGAGTCTATTGGATACAAAGGAGAAACTGGAGGGCAGGAGAAAGGAAGTCCTAGGACGAGTAGGACGAATAGAGTGTGAGTTTTCATTTTATTGCACACAAG TTGGGAAAATGGGAGGGTCGAGCTCTCAACTTACCAATTATTCGCAAACCCTAGAGACTTCTTATCAGCATTTGCCAACACAGGCGCCATCAGAATCAAATAGTTTAGAGCTGCAGATAAGCCCTAAGCAGAG GAACTATTGTAAAGCCAGTCAAAATTCTAGTGAAGATGATTTTATCAGCCATGTGTCCTCTAACAAG GAATACTTTGCATCAGCATCAATGAATGAGACTGTTAGATTGGTCAGAGGGAAGCTGGATAAG ATACATTCTAGCAGCGAAGCTGCACCAGCATCCAAGAGAACACGGCCCGACAACAGAAGAAGaatttga
- the LOC103710704 gene encoding zinc finger protein ZAT1-like: protein MGSHRCKLCFRRFSSGRALGGHMRSHVTPRLTGAPPLPPSPSASSSSSSAADAAAEGLGYGLRENPRKSFRLVDPEFSSSFAAADGGCGGGGVSSVVQDRESETESSLPPALRRLSKRPLETAAAAAAEAEPLSSISDVSSEEDVARCLMLLSRDSWARSIAGEEAEDQQSGGWDEAREEDEDYDDEDGGDGDDGIRGSARSRRSGRRSGYQCRTCKRFFRSYQALGGHRASHKKVAGGGCVPAAGGQIGGKAFSEANADRNSSLHRCPTCSRVFSSAQALGGHKRSHLASSSSATAARSPPLPPPPLSANSSSTNLSGKGFIDLNQPAPLEEEVELSALSDATVLQSK from the coding sequence ATGGGAAGCCATAGATGCAAGCTTTGCTTCCGGCGCTTCTCCAGTGGTCGCGCACTGGGGGGTCACATGCGCTCACACGTGACTCCCCGCCTTACCGGAGCTCCGcccctccccccctccccctccgcctcatcatcctcctcctccgccgcagaCGCGGCGGCGGAAGGCCTCGGCTACGGCCTCCGGGAGAACCCCCGAAAAAGCTTCCGACTTGTCGACCCGgaattctcctcctcctttgccGCCGCTGACGGCGGctgtggcggcggcggcgtctCCTCCGTCGTCCAGGACCGCGAGAGCGAGACCGAGTCCTCCCTCCCCCCGGCGCTCCGCCGCCTATCCAAGCGCCCCCTGGAGaccgcggcggcggcggcggcggaggctgAACCCCTCAGTTCCATCTCCGACGTCTCCTCCGAGGAGGACGTCGCTCGGTGCCTGATGCTCCTCTCCCGCGACTCCTGGGCCAGATCGATAGCAGGGGAGGAAGCAGAGGACCAGCAGTCCGGCGGTTGGGACGAGGCCAGGGAGGAGGACGAGGATTACGACGACGAGGACGGCGGAGACGGGGACGACGGGATCCGTGGCTCCGCCCGGTCCCGGCGGAGTGGGCGGCGGAGCGGGTACCAGTGCCGCACGTGCAAGAGGTTCTTCCGATCGTACCAGGCCCTCGGGGGCCACCGAGCGAGCCACAAGAAGGTGGCCGGCGGCGGGTGCGTCCCGGCTGCCGGCGGCCAGATCGGCGGAAAAGCCTTCTCCGAGGCCAATGCTGATAGGAATTCGAGCCTCCACCGCTGTCCCACCTGCTCCCGGGTCTTCAGCTCCGCCCAGGCTCTCGGCGGCCACAAGCGATCCCAcctcgcctcctcctcctccgccaccgccgcccgttcccctcctctccctccaccTCCTCTTTCTGCCAACAGCAGCAGCACCAACCTCAGCGGCAAGGGCTTCATTGATCTCAACCAACCAGCTCCATTGGAGGAGGAAGTCGAGCTCTCCGCTCTCTCCGACGCCACGGTGCTGCAATCCAAGTGA